The genomic interval GGCGCTTGAACAAAAAATTATGAATGTGACACTTGATGAAGTTAATAACGCATTGAAGTTATTTGAGAAAGCGTATGCAAGTTACCGAATTTACTAGGTTTTTATAGATAATAAATGCATTAAGGAGTATAATGAAATTGACTATATAAACAAGGAGATGTAACTATGGTATTTGATAAGATTCAAGTGAATGATTCAGTAATTGAAGCAGAAGGGCGTTTCAGAATTGAAGATGAAACTGTAAAAGTTTCTACAACTAGCGAAGATGTAGGTCTTGTCTTCAAACAAATTGAAACAACTAATGCCCCGGTCAAGCTTGTACTATTCAAAGGTGAAACTGATCGTTATGCATCTGCAGGTTTAACGTTAAAGCATTATACACTCGCTGGTGGAGAGTTCAAGATGGAATTAGAAAAATAATATGCATGCACAACCTACTGATGAAGGTTGTGCATTTTTTATTGTTAATTCCTCTCTGATTAGCTTATAATATAAAGAGTATATAATTGAACGGGTAAATATTAGGAGGAAATATTTTGAATTTAGTAAAAAAAGAAAATGAACATATAAAGATGACACCACTTGGCGGTGTAGGTGAAATTGCAAAAAACATGTATATCGTTGAAGTAGACGATGAAATGTTTATGTTAGATGCAGGGTTAATGTTCCCGGAAGATGAAATGTTAGGGATTGATGTTGTTATTCCGGATATTAATTACGTGTTAGAAAACAAAGAAAAACTTAAAGGTATCTTTTTATCGCATGGACATGTTGACGCTATCGGTGCACTAAAGTATATTATGAATCAGATCGATGCTCCGATTTATGGTTCTAGACTAACAATAGCGCTCGTTAAGGACCGTATGAAAGATGCAAAAATTAACAAAAAGATTAAATATTATACTGTAAATAATGATTCTGTTATGCGTTTTAAAAATGTAAACGTATCATTTTTCAGTACATCTCATAGTATACCTGATAGCTTAGGTATTGTAATTCATACATCACATGGCGCGATAGTTTATACTGGGGAATTTAAATTTGATCAAAGTTTATCTGGAAGTTATCGTCCAGATATAACGAAGATGGGTCAAATTGGTGATAATGGCGTATTAATGTTGATCAGTGATTCAACTGAAGCTGAAAAGCCTGGATATAATACACCTGAAAACGTGATTGAAAGCCATATTAATGATGAGTTTGCTAAAGCGAAGGGACGCATTATCGTATCATGTTATGCATCAAACTTTATTCGTATTCAGCAAGTTTTAAATAGTGCTGCAAGAAATAACCGTAAAGTATCATTTTTAGGTAAGTCATTAGAAAGCTCATTTAATATCGCGAGAAAGTTAGGTTATTTCGATATTAAGGAACAATTACTCATCCCGATTAAAGATGTAGAGAAATATCCGAAGAATGAAGTGGTTATAATAGCTACAGGTACGCAGGGAGAACCGATTGAAGCGTTAGCACAGATGGCTATGAATAAACATAATATTTTAAACATCGAAGAAGGTGACACAGTATTTATTACGACGACACCATCATCTAATATGGAAGTTATATTAGGGTCAACGATAAACCACTTAGTTAAAGCGGGTGCACACGTTGTACCAACAAATAAAAAGATTCATGCTTCTGGACATGGGTGTATGGAAGAGTTAAAGTTAATGCTTAATTTGATGAAACCGACTTATTTTGTACCAGTACAAGGTGAATTTAAAATGCAGATCGCACATGCGAAGTTAGCAGCAGAAGCGGGTGTGCTACCAGAACATATTTTCTTATTAGAAAAAGGAGACTGTTTAAACTTTGATGGTGAACACATGCTACCTAATGAAAAAGTAACTGCAGGGAACGTTTTAATTGATGGTATAGGTGTAGGGGATGTCGGTAATATTGTACTTCGAGACAGAAGATTGTTAAGTGAAGATGGTATATTCATTGCTGTAGTGACAATCGACCCTAAAAATCGTACGATTGTCGCGGGACCGCAAATTCAGTCAAGAGGATTTGTATATGTACGTGAGAGTGAAGCATTACTTAAGGAAGCTGAAGAGAAAGTACAGGCGATAGTTGAAGAAGGTTTAACTAAAAATAAAATTGAATGGGCAGAAATTAAACAGGAAATGCGTGACAAGTTAAGTAAGTTGCTATATGAACATACGAAGCGTCGTCCGATGATCATCCCTGTGATTTCAGAAATTTAATTCAAGAATAAACAAGCTATTATTAGCTTGTTTATTTATTTAGTAAAGTAGGTGTTAATATGGCAATTAAGAAAAAAACGAGAAAGAAAAGACGACCGGCAAAAAAGAACAACACGACGCCATACCGTTACTTATTTGCGTTAATAATAATATCTGCCATGGTGATCGGGATGCTGCAATTTGGAATTCTTGGCACAGGTATTGATAGTTTGTTTGCCTATTTAACGGGTAGTGCAAGGTTTTATGTGTATATACTTATAATATTAATTACGATGTATTACGCCGTTAATAATAAAATGATTCCACTGAACAGACGTGTTAACGGATGGTTGTTTATGCTTTTTGCATTTCCATCATTTTTACAGGTGATTCAGCATATTATAAATGGTAAAACAATCAAACCGATATTTAATACAATTTATGAGTTACAGTCACGAACAGGCATTCATTTCTTTGGCGGTGGCATTATCGGTTACATTTATGATGTTCTGTTCAGTACGTTATTAAGCACTGTCGGTTCCTTAATGCTTTCTATCGTTATGGTCGTGATGAGCATACTGCTAATTTTAGGTAAGTCAATACGTTTAGCTGCTCAACAACTGCTTCATTTTATAATTAATCGTGTCAAAGACATACAAAAAATGATTACAAATTATTACAATCATAAACGCTCGCAAAAAGAAACAAAAATTGAAAATCATGAACAACCAGCAGACGTTACGCATTTAGAGGAGGTAACAGAAGTTGAGGAAATTCCGATATATGACGGAAATACGTCGGTTATAAAAGACGATTTACCAATCGAAAAAGTTGAGCAGAATGCCTATCAGCAAACGATTGAAGAAGTCGATCAAATACATGAGCAACCTATTTCTGAAGATGAAAATATAAACTATAAACTACCACCAATTCATTTACTGAATGCCGCTACAGAGAAGGCGAAAAACAATATGCAAATGGTAAAAAAACGCGGACAATTGTTGGAGACGACATTGAAGAATTTCGGTGTAAATGCAAAAGTAAGTCAGATTAAAATTGGTCCGGCAGTTACACAGTATGAAATTCAGCCAGCGATGGGCGTTAAAGTGAGTAGAATTGTTAATTTACATAACGATATTGCACTCGCACTTGCAGCAAAAGATATTCGTATTGAGGCACCTATTCCCGGAAAGTCTGCTGTTGGGATAGAAGTGCCGAATCAGACGATATCAATGGTAACTTTAAGAGAGGTCATTGAAGCATCACCAGTAACGGATAATAAATTAAAAGTCGTACTTGGTAGAGATATTTCAGGTGATGCCATTACCGCAGAACTGGATAAAATGCCGCATTTACTCGTTGCAGGTGCAACAGGGAGTGGTAAGTCTGTATGTATCAATGGAATTATTACGAGTATACTGATGCACGCAAAACCACATGAAGTTAAATTAATGATGATTGATCCGAAGATGGTTGAGCTGAACGTATATAATGGTATTCCACACTTGTTAACACCTGTTGTAACAAATCCACAAAAAGCCGCGCAGGCATTACAAAAAATTGTTGGTGAAATGGAACGTCGCTATGACTTGTTCAGTCATACAGGCACGAGAAATATTAAAGGTTATAACGATTATTTAGAGCGACAAAATAAAGAACTGAATGAAAAAAATGCAAAATTACCTTATATAGTTGTCATCGTTGATGAGCTCGCTGATTTAATGATGGTTGCAAGTAAAGATGTAGAAGCGGCGATTATGCGCCTTGCACAGATGGCGCGTGCTGCTGGTATTCATCTTATTATTGCGACGCAACGTCCTTCTGTCGATGTTATAACGGGCTTAATTAAAGCGAATATCCCGTCACGTATCGCTTTTAGTGTGAGTAGTGCTGTCGACTCAAGAACAATATTAGATAGCCAAGGCGCTGAAAAACTACTCGGTAAAGGAGATATGTTATATTTACCTTATGGGCAGTCTAAGCCGACGAGAATACAAGGTGCATTTTTATCAGATGCTGAAGTTGAAGCTGTAGTAAACTACGTTACAAGTCAGCAGTCTGCAAATTATATTGAAGAAATGAAACCGGATGCAGTAGAAGAAAGTGAAAGTCATTCAGAAGATGAATTATATGCAGATGTATATGCATTCGTTATTGAAAAACAAAAAGCGTCAGCGAGTTTATTACAGCGACAGTTTAGAATTGGATATAATCGTGCTGCAAGGTTAATAGATGAGCTGGAAGCAAACGGTGTTATCGGTCCTGCAACAGGAAGTAAACCGAGAAGTGTACTAATAGAGGCTAACGAAGAATAGGAGAGAATAACGTGTCTGCAAATCAAGACGTTGTATTAGCAAAAGATTGGATATTATCAAAAATTCAAACAGGTGAATTAAAGCGTGGGGATGCATTGCCATCACATTATGATATTTCAAGACAGATTAATATATCAAGAGATGCAATTGAACTTGCATTTCATGAACTTGTAACAGAGCAAATCATAACGGAGCACTTTCAGGAAGGATATTCTGTAAAAGTAGCGCCACCATTTGATTATCCGGTAGATGAACTAAAAAGTATAACGATGATGTTTGAAGAAGCAGGTTTTCGTGCGGGTACATTGATTTTAAGTCAGGATTTAGAACAACCATCACTCGATGATAAAGTCGTTTTAAATATTAATGATGATAGAAGCATTACAGTAATTGAAAGAATACGTACAGCTGATGACAATCCTGTTGTATATTGCCTTGATAAAATTAACCTTGAATCTTTTAATGTTTATGCATCCAGCCAATCACGATCATTATTTGAAATGCTACATGATAGTGGTATTTCGATTCGCTATGCAACGACTGAGATTGAATCACTTGGATATGAACCATATATTTCAAATGCATTGCAATGTGCACCAGAAGATAGCTTATTACTATTCAGACAAGTTCATTATAATGATCAGGATGAGCCGGTATTATATTCAATGAATTACTTTAAATCCAGTCAAGTTAAGTTTAAAATTAAACGAACGATAAGAAAATAGGAGAACGTTATGCAGCAAAATATAGAAATATTGAGCACAAGTAAATTTAAAACGGTATCTTTAGTTTTGAAATTTAAAGCACCGCTTCATGAAGAAACAATGACCGTTCGAAGTGTATTGTCAAAGTTGATTCATAAGACAACTGCAAAGTATAATACGGAAATTGATATGATGAATCATCTTGCCGATTTATATGGTGCACATTTATACAGTTCTGTAATTAAACAGAATAACGCACACGTATTAACGATTGGTATCGATATTGTGAATGATAAGTATTTATCAGATTCTAATGTTTTAGAGGCGGCATTTCAGCTGTTACACGAAGTGTTGTTTAATCCGAATGTCGTAAATGGAGCATTCGTTAGTAAACAAGTAAAGCAGGAAAAGCGATTACTAAAAAATAAATTTGAATCTATTAAAGAGAATATTGGGCAATATGGATTTTATCAGTTACTCAAATCGATGTTCCACGATGATCCAAATCGTTTACCGAGTTTTGGTGACGAACTACAATTGGACAATATAGATGGGAAGCAACTTTATGCAGCGTTTGAAAGTATGAAAAAGAATGATGAAATTCATTTTTATACTGTTGGAGAAGTTTCACTTGATAAAATATATGATCTTTACTCGAAATATATTGGATTAGAAGCGAATATTGTGAAATTACCGGAGTTCATTATTGAAAAGAACGCTAAGCCTGCCTACATTGAAGAAAAGATAAAAACGACGCAAGCGCGTTTAAACATCAGCATGAAATTTGATGTTGTACATCCGGAGAAGTCATACTTTAGTTTCATTGTATTAAATCATTTATTCGGTGGCGATCCTTCAAGTATGCTTTTTATGAATGTCAGAGAAAAGATGAGTTTAGCTTATCAAATACATAGCCAAATTGATGCACGTCATGGGTTATTATATGTACTTGCTGGTGTCAATCAGGATAGCCGTAAGCAGGCCATCGATACAATTATTGATCAATTTGACCGCATAAAAAGCGGCACGTTTGATGAATCGGCAATCGTGCTTTCAAAACGCTTGATCATAAACAGCAGATTAGAGTCGATGGACCGCCCGAAAGGATTTATTGAAGCAACTTTTTCAAATACATTCGGAAAACAAATAACAAATGATGAGTGGATTAAGGGGATTCAATCTGTAACAAAATCGGATATTATAGAACTCGCAAAAACCGGATATTTCCACACCATTTATTGTTTAACAAGTGAGGATTACAATGAAGAAAACATATTATAATCGTGTAGATGAAACGTTATATGAATTTAAACTGGACAATGGATTAGACTTATTCATTATTCCTAAACATGGCTTTCAGAAATCTTATGTAACAATGACTGCAAAGTATGGTTCCATCCATAATGATTTTTATATTGATGATACATTGATGCATATGCCAAAAGGTATTGCGCATTTTTTAGAACATAAAATGTTTGAAAAAGAAGACGGTGATATGTTTAATGCATTTTCGAAATACGGAAGTTCTGCAAATGCGTTTACATCTTATGATAGAACGAGCTACTTGTTTACAACAGTGGAAAGTTTAAAAGAAAACATCAAGTTATTGATGGACATGCTGAATACACCATATTTTACAGAAGAAAGTGTACAGAAAGAAGTTGGAATCATCGCTGAAGAAATAAAGATGTATCAGGA from Macrococcus armenti carries:
- the rnjB gene encoding ribonuclease J2; translation: MNLVKKENEHIKMTPLGGVGEIAKNMYIVEVDDEMFMLDAGLMFPEDEMLGIDVVIPDINYVLENKEKLKGIFLSHGHVDAIGALKYIMNQIDAPIYGSRLTIALVKDRMKDAKINKKIKYYTVNNDSVMRFKNVNVSFFSTSHSIPDSLGIVIHTSHGAIVYTGEFKFDQSLSGSYRPDITKMGQIGDNGVLMLISDSTEAEKPGYNTPENVIESHINDEFAKAKGRIIVSCYASNFIRIQQVLNSAARNNRKVSFLGKSLESSFNIARKLGYFDIKEQLLIPIKDVEKYPKNEVVIIATGTQGEPIEALAQMAMNKHNILNIEEGDTVFITTTPSSNMEVILGSTINHLVKAGAHVVPTNKKIHASGHGCMEELKLMLNLMKPTYFVPVQGEFKMQIAHAKLAAEAGVLPEHIFLLEKGDCLNFDGEHMLPNEKVTAGNVLIDGIGVGDVGNIVLRDRRLLSEDGIFIAVVTIDPKNRTIVAGPQIQSRGFVYVRESEALLKEAEEKVQAIVEEGLTKNKIEWAEIKQEMRDKLSKLLYEHTKRRPMIIPVISEI
- a CDS encoding FtsK/SpoIIIE family DNA translocase, whose product is MAIKKKTRKKRRPAKKNNTTPYRYLFALIIISAMVIGMLQFGILGTGIDSLFAYLTGSARFYVYILIILITMYYAVNNKMIPLNRRVNGWLFMLFAFPSFLQVIQHIINGKTIKPIFNTIYELQSRTGIHFFGGGIIGYIYDVLFSTLLSTVGSLMLSIVMVVMSILLILGKSIRLAAQQLLHFIINRVKDIQKMITNYYNHKRSQKETKIENHEQPADVTHLEEVTEVEEIPIYDGNTSVIKDDLPIEKVEQNAYQQTIEEVDQIHEQPISEDENINYKLPPIHLLNAATEKAKNNMQMVKKRGQLLETTLKNFGVNAKVSQIKIGPAVTQYEIQPAMGVKVSRIVNLHNDIALALAAKDIRIEAPIPGKSAVGIEVPNQTISMVTLREVIEASPVTDNKLKVVLGRDISGDAITAELDKMPHLLVAGATGSGKSVCINGIITSILMHAKPHEVKLMMIDPKMVELNVYNGIPHLLTPVVTNPQKAAQALQKIVGEMERRYDLFSHTGTRNIKGYNDYLERQNKELNEKNAKLPYIVVIVDELADLMMVASKDVEAAIMRLAQMARAAGIHLIIATQRPSVDVITGLIKANIPSRIAFSVSSAVDSRTILDSQGAEKLLGKGDMLYLPYGQSKPTRIQGAFLSDAEVEAVVNYVTSQQSANYIEEMKPDAVEESESHSEDELYADVYAFVIEKQKASASLLQRQFRIGYNRAARLIDELEANGVIGPATGSKPRSVLIEANEE
- a CDS encoding GntR family transcriptional regulator; protein product: MSANQDVVLAKDWILSKIQTGELKRGDALPSHYDISRQINISRDAIELAFHELVTEQIITEHFQEGYSVKVAPPFDYPVDELKSITMMFEEAGFRAGTLILSQDLEQPSLDDKVVLNINDDRSITVIERIRTADDNPVVYCLDKINLESFNVYASSQSRSLFEMLHDSGISIRYATTEIESLGYEPYISNALQCAPEDSLLLFRQVHYNDQDEPVLYSMNYFKSSQVKFKIKRTIRK
- the yfmF gene encoding EF-P 5-aminopentanol modification-associated protein YfmF, coding for MQQNIEILSTSKFKTVSLVLKFKAPLHEETMTVRSVLSKLIHKTTAKYNTEIDMMNHLADLYGAHLYSSVIKQNNAHVLTIGIDIVNDKYLSDSNVLEAAFQLLHEVLFNPNVVNGAFVSKQVKQEKRLLKNKFESIKENIGQYGFYQLLKSMFHDDPNRLPSFGDELQLDNIDGKQLYAAFESMKKNDEIHFYTVGEVSLDKIYDLYSKYIGLEANIVKLPEFIIEKNAKPAYIEEKIKTTQARLNISMKFDVVHPEKSYFSFIVLNHLFGGDPSSMLFMNVREKMSLAYQIHSQIDARHGLLYVLAGVNQDSRKQAIDTIIDQFDRIKSGTFDESAIVLSKRLIINSRLESMDRPKGFIEATFSNTFGKQITNDEWIKGIQSVTKSDIIELAKTGYFHTIYCLTSEDYNEENIL